A DNA window from Actinomycetes bacterium contains the following coding sequences:
- a CDS encoding Fur family transcriptional regulator, with translation MPTTADLEQALRGAALRVTRPRLAVLSAVHEHPHADTETVIGAARASLGELSHQAVYDVLRALTGAGLVRCIQPRGSLARYEARVGDNHHHAVCRSCGAISDVECVVGHAPCLTPDGSTYEVDEAEVVFWGRCPHCPSATSRPG, from the coding sequence ATGCCGACGACCGCCGACCTCGAGCAGGCGCTGCGCGGGGCCGCCCTGCGGGTGACTCGCCCCCGGCTCGCCGTGCTGAGCGCGGTGCACGAGCACCCGCACGCCGACACCGAGACGGTGATCGGCGCGGCGCGGGCATCGCTCGGCGAGCTGTCCCACCAGGCCGTGTACGACGTCCTGCGCGCCCTGACCGGAGCCGGCCTGGTGCGCTGCATCCAGCCGCGGGGCTCGCTCGCGCGCTACGAGGCGCGCGTCGGCGACAACCACCACCATGCGGTGTGCCGGTCCTGCGGCGCGATCAGCGACGTCGAGTGCGTGGTGGGGCACGCGCCGTGCCTGACGCCGGACGGCTCGACCTACGAGGTGGACGAGGCCGAGGTGGTGTTCTGGGGCCGCTGCCCCCACTGCCCCTCGGCCACCAGCAGACCTGGCTGA